A single region of the Arthrobacter sp. zg-Y20 genome encodes:
- a CDS encoding major capsid protein, whose translation MAVFGTSEAKVMLPRNIADSMIQEARSESTVAKLSGAEPQRFGETEYIIFNEFPKAEFVEEGAQKSSTTGGYSAVKSKPRKAQVTMRFNEEVQWASEDYQLSILSDLAAAGRTALSRGLDLGMYHRINPLTGQVITSWDNYVTKTSKRVELGAAEADADLRAAVGLLLNQDTSWGVNGVAIDPKFAWSLANLQTKNADGSPSGTQRYPNLGFGTDVTSILGINAAQGNTVSGTPEAADTGIRAIVGDFQNGIRWGVQRELPVELIRFGDPDGQGDLKRNNQIALRLEVVYGWYAFEDRFAVIENAAA comes from the coding sequence ATGGCTGTTTTCGGTACATCCGAAGCTAAGGTCATGCTGCCCCGCAACATCGCGGACAGCATGATCCAGGAAGCACGTTCCGAGTCCACCGTTGCCAAGCTGTCCGGCGCTGAGCCGCAGCGGTTCGGTGAGACTGAGTACATCATCTTCAACGAGTTCCCGAAGGCGGAGTTCGTTGAGGAGGGCGCCCAGAAGTCCTCCACCACCGGCGGATACAGTGCGGTGAAGTCCAAGCCCCGCAAGGCTCAGGTCACCATGCGGTTCAACGAGGAAGTCCAGTGGGCTTCTGAGGACTACCAGCTGTCGATTCTGTCCGATCTTGCCGCCGCCGGCCGGACCGCGCTTTCCCGCGGCCTCGACCTTGGCATGTATCACCGCATCAACCCGCTTACCGGCCAGGTCATCACCTCGTGGGACAACTACGTCACCAAGACCTCGAAGCGTGTTGAGCTTGGCGCTGCTGAGGCTGACGCGGACCTCCGTGCTGCGGTCGGCCTGCTGCTGAACCAGGACACCTCCTGGGGCGTCAATGGTGTTGCCATCGACCCGAAGTTCGCGTGGTCGCTGGCGAACCTGCAGACGAAGAACGCTGACGGGTCGCCCTCGGGCACTCAGCGTTACCCGAACCTCGGCTTCGGCACTGACGTGACGTCGATCCTCGGCATCAACGCGGCTCAGGGAAACACGGTTTCCGGCACCCCGGAAGCTGCTGACACCGGCATCCGTGCCATCGTGGGCGACTTCCAGAACGGTATCCGCTGGGGCGTGCAGCGTGAACTGCCCGTTGAGCTGATCCGTTTCGGCGACCCGGACGGCCAGGGCGACCTCAAGCGCAACAACCAGATCGCGCTCCGCCTCGAAGTCGTGTACGGCTGGTACGCATTCGAGGATCGGTTCGCCGTCATCGAGAACGCTGCAGCCTAA
- a CDS encoding phage portal protein has product MNEWNSSDITGLQISNVSDADMDIVRSLIQEWSDRRTKNLRRSLYHDGEQAFRDLGLMLPPQLKNAKFYLGWGTMAVRKAAVRSQFEGLRLPGSEDPLGLNQTLAENNFGLELGQGINSAYTHGPAFVTVAKGGEGEPDVQIQPHSAVSASALWDRRKRRVAAALTISAMDRDKPSEFIAYLPDKILKCAKGASGWTAEVIPNQIKRTLVVPLTYDPQLMKPFGRSRISGPVMALTDMAVRAYVRMEGNAEFYSSPQLAIEGIDPEAFGEVSETKKFKLAMDRLIALTRDAEGNAPTIKQLQQATMTPHSDMLRTVAMAFSGETGIPPHSLGVIHDNPSSAEAIRAAEHDLLIDVTHQNRYVLGTAVTNIARLAVMVRDGLTEPPAESWNLSARFADPEFRSTSANADAYVKMAGSNPELAMSSVLLETVFDDDQVDRIQAERKREQSGSLVSQLLASRTTPEVPVDGGQSSVGAVPLSE; this is encoded by the coding sequence ATGAATGAATGGAACAGCTCAGACATTACAGGTCTGCAGATTTCGAATGTCTCGGACGCTGACATGGATATTGTTCGGAGCCTGATCCAGGAGTGGAGTGATCGGCGGACGAAGAACCTTCGCCGGTCCCTGTACCACGACGGGGAGCAGGCGTTCCGGGATCTTGGGCTCATGCTTCCGCCGCAGTTGAAGAACGCTAAGTTCTATCTGGGGTGGGGGACGATGGCTGTCCGCAAGGCGGCTGTCCGCTCTCAGTTTGAGGGGTTGCGGCTGCCTGGGTCTGAAGACCCGTTGGGGTTGAACCAGACGCTGGCAGAGAACAATTTTGGGTTGGAGCTCGGGCAGGGTATCAACTCTGCGTATACGCACGGGCCTGCTTTCGTGACTGTGGCTAAGGGTGGCGAAGGTGAGCCGGATGTGCAGATACAGCCGCATTCCGCGGTGTCTGCGTCTGCCTTGTGGGACCGGCGGAAGCGGCGTGTTGCGGCAGCCCTGACTATTTCTGCGATGGACCGGGATAAGCCGTCTGAGTTCATTGCGTATCTGCCGGACAAGATCCTCAAGTGTGCTAAGGGTGCGTCGGGTTGGACGGCCGAGGTGATCCCGAACCAGATCAAACGGACGCTGGTTGTGCCGTTGACGTATGACCCGCAGTTGATGAAGCCGTTCGGGCGCTCTCGGATCAGCGGCCCGGTGATGGCTCTGACGGACATGGCCGTCAGAGCGTATGTGCGCATGGAAGGGAACGCTGAGTTCTATTCGTCTCCCCAGCTCGCCATTGAGGGCATTGACCCTGAGGCGTTTGGGGAGGTCAGCGAGACGAAGAAGTTCAAGCTTGCCATGGACCGGCTGATCGCCTTGACCCGGGATGCGGAAGGCAACGCGCCAACGATCAAGCAGCTGCAGCAAGCCACGATGACGCCTCACTCTGACATGCTCCGGACCGTTGCGATGGCGTTCTCTGGGGAGACGGGCATCCCGCCTCATTCGCTGGGTGTCATCCATGACAATCCGTCGTCGGCTGAGGCTATCCGCGCTGCGGAACATGACCTGCTGATCGACGTTACCCACCAGAACAGGTATGTGCTGGGCACTGCGGTAACGAACATTGCTCGCCTCGCTGTGATGGTGCGCGATGGTTTGACTGAGCCGCCTGCCGAGTCGTGGAACCTCTCTGCCAGGTTCGCTGATCCTGAGTTCCGTTCAACGTCGGCCAATGCTGACGCTTACGTGAAGATGGCCGGTTCCAATCCTGAGCTTGCTATGTCCTCCGTGCTGCTGGAAACCGTCTTCGATGACGACCAGGTTGACCGGATCCAGGCGGAGCGTAAGCGGGAGCAGTCGGGCAGTTTGGTTTCTCAGTTGCTCGCTAGTAGGACTACGCCGGAGGTGCCTGTAGATGGTGGACAGAGCAGCGTTGGAGCGGTACCGCTCAGCGAATAA
- a CDS encoding RyR domain-containing protein: protein MRPEDIARVCHEANRALQIIQADPAPSPEWETAPDWQRESAIEGVEKAVAGETPEQLHQSWCDFKTADGWTYGPIKDAEQKTHPCLVAYSELPADQRIKDDLFQAVVGSLTAA from the coding sequence ATGCGCCCCGAAGATATCGCCCGAGTCTGCCACGAAGCGAACCGAGCCCTGCAGATCATTCAAGCCGACCCCGCCCCGTCCCCCGAGTGGGAAACTGCCCCTGATTGGCAGAGGGAGTCCGCCATCGAAGGCGTAGAGAAGGCCGTCGCAGGCGAGACCCCTGAGCAGCTCCACCAGTCGTGGTGCGACTTCAAGACGGCCGATGGCTGGACGTACGGCCCGATCAAGGACGCGGAGCAGAAAACACATCCCTGCCTCGTAGCCTACTCCGAACTGCCTGCGGATCAGCGCATCAAGGATGACCTGTTCCAAGCGGTCGTAGGCTCACTTACCGCCGCATAA
- a CDS encoding DUF3310 domain-containing protein, which yields MSEYKVGDPVRVVNVKDGRYGKSGTVVDIDESFVLPIMVSIGGIGTRYATEELELIDTPTPDPVAHPPHYTEGVPAGVEVIDIIRAHEAAGGTWETLNAVKYILRHTLKDNPVQDIKKAIQYLSMWVERQETV from the coding sequence ATGAGCGAATACAAAGTTGGGGATCCGGTGCGGGTAGTGAATGTCAAAGACGGCCGTTACGGCAAGTCTGGGACAGTCGTGGACATCGATGAGTCGTTCGTCTTGCCGATCATGGTGAGCATAGGCGGCATTGGGACCCGTTACGCCACCGAAGAACTCGAACTCATCGACACACCCACCCCTGATCCCGTCGCCCACCCGCCGCATTACACGGAGGGTGTGCCAGCGGGTGTGGAAGTCATCGACATCATCCGGGCACACGAAGCAGCAGGTGGGACTTGGGAGACGCTGAACGCGGTGAAGTACATCCTCCGCCACACCCTCAAAGACAACCCCGTGCAGGACATCAAGAAAGCAATCCAATACCTGAGCATGTGGGTAGAACGGCAGGAGACGGTATGA
- a CDS encoding phage N-6-adenine-methyltransferase: MSGAMGSHQSAAMISDVWLTPPSIIEALGPFDLDPCSPLNRPWDTAAKHYTIEDDGLSHEWEGSVWLNPPYGKQAAIWLERLAKHGDGIALVFARTETRMFFDHVWPHATALLFIESRLHFHRPDGTRAPANAGAPSVLIAYGIDAARRLMRCSIPGAFVDNRTTGLIGEELAA, encoded by the coding sequence ATGAGCGGCGCAATGGGATCGCACCAGTCCGCAGCCATGATCTCCGACGTATGGCTTACACCCCCCTCCATCATCGAAGCACTCGGGCCCTTCGACCTCGACCCCTGCTCGCCACTCAACCGGCCATGGGACACCGCGGCCAAGCACTACACCATCGAAGACGATGGGCTGAGCCACGAATGGGAAGGCTCCGTCTGGCTGAACCCGCCATACGGCAAGCAGGCGGCGATCTGGCTTGAACGGCTCGCCAAGCACGGTGACGGGATCGCCCTGGTATTCGCTAGAACCGAGACGCGCATGTTCTTCGACCACGTGTGGCCGCACGCAACCGCCCTGCTGTTCATCGAATCCCGGCTTCACTTCCATCGCCCGGATGGGACGCGTGCACCAGCCAACGCGGGGGCGCCTTCCGTCCTGATCGCTTACGGCATTGATGCGGCCCGACGGCTCATGCGGTGCAGCATCCCCGGAGCGTTCGTGGACAACCGGACGACCGGGCTGATTGGCGAGGAGCTAGCGGCGTGA
- a CDS encoding glutaredoxin domain-containing protein → MNHPATTLYTKPACVQCDATKRDLDKKGVEYTPVDMTKDPAALEYVKSLGHLSAPVVVIDTPTQPVHWSGYRPDLINIHYGKAA, encoded by the coding sequence ATGAACCACCCCGCAACCACCCTCTACACCAAACCCGCCTGCGTACAGTGCGACGCCACCAAGCGCGACCTGGACAAGAAGGGCGTCGAATACACGCCTGTCGACATGACCAAGGATCCGGCCGCCCTCGAGTACGTGAAATCCCTCGGCCACCTCTCAGCACCCGTCGTCGTAATCGACACCCCCACCCAACCCGTCCACTGGTCCGGATACCGCCCCGACCTCATCAACATCCACTACGGAAAGGCGGCCTGA
- the ssb gene encoding single-stranded DNA-binding protein has translation MADITLTGNLGNDAELSFTPSGKAKIEFSVGDTPRRLNRDTNQWEDAGDTTWWRVTEWGDKAEGLVDHLRKGTKVLVTGTASVRKYEKKDGGFGFSAEVKPRTIAIVPKTNQHGQQQGGYHQAQQAPAQDPWGAPVGQASNSTGWGPDLNTSNPPF, from the coding sequence ATGGCAGACATCACCCTCACCGGGAACCTTGGCAACGACGCGGAACTCTCATTCACCCCCAGCGGCAAAGCCAAAATCGAATTCTCAGTAGGCGACACACCACGCCGCCTCAACCGCGACACCAACCAGTGGGAAGACGCCGGAGACACCACCTGGTGGCGCGTCACCGAATGGGGCGACAAAGCAGAAGGCCTCGTAGACCACCTCCGCAAGGGCACCAAAGTCCTCGTGACCGGTACAGCGAGTGTCCGTAAGTACGAGAAGAAGGACGGCGGGTTCGGGTTCTCCGCGGAGGTCAAGCCCCGCACCATCGCCATCGTCCCGAAGACCAACCAGCACGGTCAGCAGCAGGGCGGATACCACCAGGCACAGCAGGCGCCGGCACAGGATCCGTGGGGTGCGCCTGTAGGGCAGGCAAGCAACTCCACTGGCTGGGGTCCGGACCTCAACACGTCGAACCCGCCCTTCTAA
- a CDS encoding lambda exonuclease family protein → MSVTAPGTTLHIYEDLEQGTPEWLAARAGILTASVMHNLVTAKTVKVADNETSRTLTKHLAAERITGYVEPTFTSADMERGNLSEPIARDIYSERYAPATEVGFMLLEQHGYRIGFSPDGLVGDEGLLEIKAPRQKKHLTTILSNDVPLEHMAQIQTGLLVSGREWLDFISYCGGMPLFVKRVFPDEKWFLAIHDAATEFEDNVTSIIDRYRELTKDAPATERIEFFAGLDITF, encoded by the coding sequence ATGAGCGTCACAGCCCCGGGCACAACACTCCACATATACGAAGACCTCGAACAAGGCACCCCCGAATGGCTCGCCGCACGCGCCGGCATCCTCACCGCATCAGTCATGCACAACCTAGTAACCGCGAAGACGGTCAAGGTTGCCGACAACGAGACGTCGCGAACACTCACCAAGCACCTCGCCGCCGAACGCATCACCGGCTACGTCGAACCCACATTCACCAGCGCAGACATGGAGCGCGGGAACCTGTCAGAGCCAATCGCCCGTGACATCTACTCGGAAAGATATGCGCCGGCAACTGAAGTGGGATTCATGCTCCTGGAGCAACACGGATACCGCATTGGCTTCTCGCCCGATGGGTTGGTTGGAGACGAAGGGCTGCTTGAGATCAAGGCTCCCCGGCAGAAAAAGCACCTTACGACGATCCTAAGCAACGACGTACCGCTTGAACATATGGCACAAATCCAGACAGGACTGCTGGTGTCAGGCCGGGAATGGCTGGACTTCATCAGTTACTGCGGAGGGATGCCGCTATTCGTGAAGCGCGTATTCCCTGATGAGAAATGGTTCCTGGCTATCCACGATGCCGCGACAGAGTTCGAGGACAACGTCACCTCCATAATCGACCGTTACCGCGAGCTAACCAAAGATGCTCCCGCAACGGAACGCATCGAGTTCTTCGCAGGATTGGACATCACTTTCTGA
- a CDS encoding helix-turn-helix transcriptional regulator, producing MRTTTLQRRPANGSATVTDITSRRAGRPAKPPEFITEEIREGALVAKFRDDLGMTQAELAFRVTNLKPKAPHSEDHHLARSTLGQYEKGLKRMPDTRVETIAEVLGVEPWLIRIIQTLPLGLTA from the coding sequence ATGCGAACAACCACACTGCAGCGGAGACCGGCAAACGGATCCGCAACTGTTACCGACATCACATCCCGTCGAGCCGGACGCCCCGCCAAGCCGCCGGAGTTCATCACCGAGGAAATCCGTGAAGGGGCCCTCGTCGCTAAGTTCCGTGACGACCTCGGGATGACACAGGCAGAGCTTGCATTCCGAGTCACCAACCTCAAACCGAAGGCCCCGCATAGCGAGGATCATCACCTCGCCCGATCCACTCTTGGCCAGTACGAAAAGGGCCTCAAGCGCATGCCTGACACCCGCGTCGAAACGATCGCGGAGGTGCTTGGTGTCGAACCGTGGCTCATCCGCATCATCCAAACCCTCCCCTTAGGACTCACTGCATGA
- a CDS encoding ImmA/IrrE family metallo-endopeptidase produces MFDPWLVLRGQPHIRLEWATLEGRVGETNGVDLIRLDTRLLQVERRCVLTHELVHVAAAHRGCQPVTVERGVRRRCSELLIHVQDLRRELRWARSMGELAAELWVTERVLEDRLTHLTQQERNYLATGETAALTA; encoded by the coding sequence GTGTTTGATCCGTGGTTGGTGTTGAGGGGTCAGCCGCATATTCGTTTGGAGTGGGCGACGCTTGAGGGGCGTGTGGGTGAGACGAATGGTGTGGATTTGATTCGCCTGGATACGCGGTTGTTGCAGGTGGAGCGGCGGTGTGTGTTGACGCATGAGTTGGTGCATGTGGCGGCCGCGCATCGTGGGTGTCAGCCGGTGACAGTGGAGCGTGGTGTGCGCCGGCGTTGTTCGGAACTCCTGATTCATGTGCAGGATTTGCGGCGTGAGTTGCGGTGGGCGAGGAGCATGGGGGAACTCGCCGCCGAGTTGTGGGTGACGGAACGCGTGCTGGAAGACCGGCTCACACATTTGACCCAACAGGAACGCAACTACCTTGCTACCGGGGAAACCGCAGCACTAACCGCCTAA
- a CDS encoding DUF6221 family protein — translation MSVREFLLARIAEDEEQAEVCRVMGWVPAKKYGLTAVGPDRLLAECAAKRTIVEAFDPEAPDLDPYVGRDVMQMMASVYSDHPDYRTEWAA, via the coding sequence ATGAGCGTCCGTGAGTTCCTCCTCGCCAGGATCGCGGAGGATGAGGAGCAGGCTGAGGTTTGCCGAGTCATGGGGTGGGTGCCCGCGAAGAAGTATGGGCTAACCGCCGTTGGCCCTGACCGCCTGCTTGCCGAGTGCGCGGCCAAACGGACGATCGTGGAGGCGTTCGACCCCGAAGCCCCTGACCTTGACCCGTATGTCGGAAGGGATGTGATGCAAATGATGGCATCCGTCTACTCCGATCATCCCGATTACCGGACGGAATGGGCGGCGTAA
- a CDS encoding helix-turn-helix domain-containing protein gives MAVEPSPVSSMKILLTTEEVADLLGLSPRTVTNWRYLQVGPPHVKHRRRVYYRASDLQAYIEDLPAAA, from the coding sequence ATGGCTGTCGAACCCAGTCCCGTAAGCTCCATGAAGATCCTCCTCACCACCGAAGAAGTAGCCGACCTCCTGGGGTTGTCGCCCCGCACCGTCACTAACTGGCGGTACCTGCAGGTCGGGCCCCCGCATGTGAAGCACCGGCGCCGTGTCTACTACCGTGCGTCCGATCTGCAGGCGTACATCGAAGACCTGCCGGCGGCTGCGTGA
- a CDS encoding site-specific integrase encodes MDGVTRLVSANGRTKPAALQALNAKLKDRSRLGGVDLSAESTVAELAEAWFAGVSESPGTRDTYRGLLDSHVLPRLGNNRLREVTTGRVEQFVNAVAKPTTKHIVAKNNRPMTVRSGGPTAARMSRTVLALMFALAVRHDAVPANPVRESKQPVVERKEVRALTPEEFVTLRQNIVDWQGSGTMGPRKSQDLIDKVDMFVATGLRPGELLGLLWEDVNFDSTPATIMVTGTIKRTSVKGLHRQAFPKSESGERELPLPQFAVKILARRKLANDPAKNPMGLIFPSKVGGVLDPGNFRRQWVEARGPEFEWVKLGGFRKAVATLIEREADSVVASRQLGHSSDAVTRRYYIARDHMAPDSTHILDQFGVAE; translated from the coding sequence ATGGATGGGGTGACGCGTTTGGTGTCGGCTAATGGTCGGACTAAGCCTGCAGCGTTGCAGGCGTTGAATGCGAAGTTGAAGGATCGTTCGCGTTTGGGTGGTGTGGACCTTAGTGCGGAGAGCACTGTTGCGGAGTTGGCTGAGGCTTGGTTCGCGGGTGTGTCTGAGTCGCCTGGCACACGGGATACGTACCGGGGGCTGTTGGATTCGCATGTGCTTCCGCGTCTTGGGAATAACCGTTTGCGTGAAGTGACGACGGGCAGGGTTGAGCAGTTCGTCAATGCTGTGGCTAAGCCGACGACGAAGCATATTGTGGCGAAGAATAATCGGCCGATGACTGTGCGGTCTGGTGGTCCTACAGCGGCTCGCATGTCGCGGACGGTGTTGGCGCTGATGTTCGCGTTGGCGGTTCGGCATGATGCGGTGCCTGCTAATCCGGTGCGTGAGTCGAAGCAGCCGGTGGTTGAGCGTAAGGAGGTTCGTGCGCTGACGCCGGAGGAGTTCGTGACACTGCGGCAGAACATCGTGGACTGGCAGGGGTCGGGCACGATGGGGCCGCGGAAGTCTCAGGACTTGATCGACAAGGTGGACATGTTCGTCGCCACCGGACTCAGGCCGGGGGAGCTCCTTGGCTTGTTGTGGGAGGACGTGAACTTCGATTCCACCCCGGCAACGATCATGGTCACGGGCACGATCAAACGGACGTCGGTGAAGGGTTTGCATAGGCAGGCGTTCCCGAAGTCGGAGAGCGGCGAACGCGAACTCCCACTACCGCAGTTCGCGGTGAAGATACTGGCACGCAGGAAGCTCGCCAACGACCCCGCCAAGAACCCTATGGGCCTAATCTTCCCGTCGAAGGTTGGTGGTGTCCTGGACCCGGGGAACTTCCGCCGTCAGTGGGTGGAAGCTCGCGGCCCGGAGTTTGAGTGGGTGAAGCTGGGCGGGTTCCGTAAAGCCGTTGCCACCCTGATTGAGCGGGAAGCGGATTCGGTGGTCGCGTCCCGTCAGCTCGGCCACTCATCGGATGCGGTCACACGCCGCTACTACATTGCACGCGACCACATGGCACCAGACTCAACACACATCCTCGACCAATTCGGAGTAGCAGAATGA
- a CDS encoding ABC transporter substrate-binding protein: MTALRHSGGLGLGVGYARTAKIAALGLGFALFASGCGGNNSESTSEESTGSSDAAAASVLTCPEGEGGTGSDPGAKGDASAVPASTGTTDVPLKIGSLLPTTGSLAYLGPPEIAGVNLAVKEINDAGGVLGKPVEVVHRDSGDTTTDIATQSVNDLLSQDVSAIVGAASSGVSKTVIGNITGAGVIQFSPANTSPDFTTWDDNGLYFRTAPSDVMQGRTLGNYIMSCGAQTVGMIVLNDAYGTGLQSNVQKSVEDAGGQVVASEMFNEGDSQFSSQVDSIAAAKPDAVVIISFDQAKSIVPLLKSKGIDASQMFFVDGNTSDYSDSLDAGTLEGAQGTIPGPFASDNFKDSLLAIDPALKDWSYAGESYDAVTLLALASEAAGSTDGKAMAAELQGVSGEGEKCYDFAGCVTILRGGGDIDYDGYSGPVTFDENGDPTEAFIGIYQYDADNKPVPSRSEEGKL; encoded by the coding sequence ATGACTGCACTACGCCATTCCGGCGGTCTGGGCTTGGGCGTCGGATACGCCCGCACCGCTAAGATTGCCGCCCTCGGTTTGGGCTTTGCCCTGTTCGCCAGCGGCTGCGGCGGCAACAACTCCGAATCCACTTCGGAAGAGTCCACCGGTTCGAGCGACGCCGCAGCGGCGTCGGTCCTCACCTGCCCCGAGGGCGAAGGAGGCACGGGAAGCGATCCGGGAGCCAAGGGGGATGCCTCGGCCGTTCCCGCGTCCACCGGCACCACCGACGTTCCGCTGAAGATCGGGTCCCTGCTCCCGACAACGGGTTCCCTTGCCTACCTGGGCCCGCCGGAAATCGCCGGCGTCAACCTGGCTGTCAAGGAGATCAACGACGCAGGCGGTGTCCTGGGCAAGCCTGTTGAGGTGGTCCACCGCGACTCCGGCGACACCACCACGGATATCGCCACCCAGTCGGTCAACGACCTGCTCAGCCAGGATGTCAGCGCCATTGTGGGCGCCGCCTCCTCGGGCGTGTCCAAGACTGTTATCGGCAACATCACCGGCGCCGGTGTCATCCAGTTCTCTCCCGCGAACACCTCGCCGGACTTCACCACCTGGGATGACAACGGCCTGTACTTCCGCACCGCTCCGTCCGACGTCATGCAGGGCCGCACCCTGGGCAACTACATCATGAGCTGCGGTGCGCAGACGGTGGGCATGATTGTCCTCAATGATGCCTACGGAACCGGACTGCAGAGCAACGTCCAGAAGTCGGTGGAAGACGCAGGTGGCCAGGTAGTGGCCTCTGAGATGTTCAACGAAGGCGATTCCCAGTTCAGCAGCCAGGTGGATTCCATTGCCGCTGCGAAGCCGGATGCCGTGGTGATCATCAGCTTCGACCAGGCCAAGAGCATTGTTCCGCTCCTGAAGTCAAAGGGTATCGACGCCAGCCAGATGTTCTTTGTGGACGGCAACACCTCGGACTACAGCGACAGCCTGGACGCCGGAACGCTTGAAGGGGCGCAGGGCACCATTCCCGGTCCGTTCGCCTCGGATAACTTCAAGGACTCCCTGCTGGCGATCGATCCGGCCCTGAAGGACTGGTCCTACGCGGGTGAAAGCTATGACGCCGTTACCCTGCTGGCGCTGGCCTCCGAAGCGGCCGGCAGCACCGACGGCAAGGCCATGGCAGCCGAACTGCAGGGTGTCTCGGGTGAAGGCGAAAAGTGCTACGACTTCGCCGGTTGCGTGACCATCCTGCGGGGCGGCGGCGACATTGACTACGACGGCTACTCCGGCCCGGTCACGTTCGATGAGAACGGCGACCCGACGGAAGCGTTTATCGGTATCTACCAGTACGACGCCGACAACAAGCCGGTGCCGAGCCGCTCCGAAGAGGGCAAGCTCTAA
- a CDS encoding HNH endonuclease signature motif containing protein produces the protein MDQLGNAERITEESWSEHQPAEGQAGTKDAADSERTLAVFRADIRAEAADGGSRSHGSAADPGAAGDVPDGFSGLLALQNFESFDEQATCDVLARVVHLVRWTQAQEARLIHHMEELFRSGLCKDLGREEAGLAFSLAASECAAILNVPQTTAQGMMFEADRLCGVHTATLAGLEDGRFSYGHAQVVLDQCENIPASELPGFESELLAKAEGVTRSQFCAKARRLRERKYPETVPERHLTAFDKRRVVLDRDEDGMSWLSAHLRAAEAQQIYTALSTAARGEQAAGDSRTADQLRADVLAQLLMGGLGSAPSRARSGAGSGAGGGASGRAAGGAGSGSAEADPDGSTVLPRAEIMVLINAETLFGANEEPAELHGYGPISAEEARRLARNAAGWTGLAQDPKTGEILGVGRRRKVPAGLARWLRARDGTCRFPGCRVSTAVTEIDHTIDWADGGPTDHGNLEHLCRRHHRFKTRGFWKASQPTPGVMEWTSPTGRVYRTEPFLELAPR, from the coding sequence ATGGATCAGCTCGGAAACGCCGAACGGATAACCGAAGAATCATGGTCTGAACACCAGCCCGCCGAAGGCCAGGCTGGTACCAAGGATGCCGCCGACTCGGAGCGCACACTCGCGGTTTTCCGGGCAGATATCCGTGCTGAAGCGGCCGACGGCGGCTCCCGGTCCCACGGTTCTGCCGCAGATCCCGGCGCTGCCGGGGATGTTCCGGACGGGTTCAGCGGACTACTGGCTCTGCAGAACTTTGAATCCTTTGACGAACAGGCCACCTGTGATGTTTTGGCCCGCGTGGTCCATCTGGTTCGGTGGACGCAGGCACAGGAGGCCCGCCTGATCCACCATATGGAGGAACTCTTTCGGTCCGGTCTCTGCAAGGATTTGGGCCGGGAAGAAGCCGGGCTCGCGTTCAGCCTCGCAGCTTCGGAATGCGCAGCTATTTTGAACGTCCCGCAGACCACCGCGCAGGGGATGATGTTCGAAGCGGACAGGCTCTGCGGCGTCCATACCGCCACCCTGGCCGGATTGGAAGACGGACGGTTCAGCTACGGGCACGCTCAAGTGGTGCTCGACCAGTGTGAGAACATTCCGGCGTCGGAGCTTCCCGGGTTCGAGTCCGAACTGCTGGCCAAGGCAGAAGGCGTAACGAGGAGCCAGTTCTGTGCCAAGGCCAGGCGGCTAAGGGAGCGCAAATACCCGGAGACCGTGCCCGAACGGCATCTGACTGCCTTTGATAAGCGGCGGGTTGTCCTGGACCGGGACGAGGACGGCATGTCGTGGCTGTCGGCGCATTTGCGGGCCGCGGAAGCCCAGCAGATCTACACGGCCTTGAGCACTGCTGCCCGCGGTGAACAGGCCGCCGGTGACTCCCGGACTGCGGACCAGCTGCGCGCCGATGTCCTGGCCCAGCTGCTGATGGGCGGCCTCGGCTCAGCCCCGTCCCGTGCACGAAGTGGAGCAGGTAGTGGAGCAGGCGGCGGAGCAAGCGGTCGAGCAGCCGGCGGAGCGGGCAGTGGATCTGCCGAGGCCGATCCCGACGGCTCAACGGTCCTGCCGCGGGCGGAGATCATGGTCCTGATCAACGCTGAAACGCTCTTTGGCGCCAACGAGGAGCCGGCTGAGCTCCACGGCTACGGTCCGATCAGCGCCGAAGAAGCCCGCCGACTGGCCCGCAACGCTGCGGGGTGGACGGGTCTGGCCCAGGATCCGAAGACCGGTGAAATCCTCGGCGTGGGCAGGCGTCGGAAAGTCCCCGCGGGACTGGCCCGCTGGCTACGCGCCCGGGACGGGACCTGCCGGTTCCCGGGTTGCAGGGTCAGCACCGCCGTCACGGAAATCGACCACACCATCGACTGGGCAGACGGGGGTCCAACGGACCACGGCAACCTTGAACACCTGTGCCGCCGGCACCACCGCTTCAAGACCCGGGGGTTCTGGAAGGCCTCCCAGCCCACGCCGGGCGTGATGGAGTGGACCTCGCCCACGGGACGGGTTTATCGGACCGAACCCTTTCTGGAACTGGCACCGCGGTAG